From Leptotrichia wadei, one genomic window encodes:
- the rplU gene encoding 50S ribosomal protein L21, with the protein MFAVIKTGGKQYKVEVGTVLKVEKLAADVDSDIEINEVLLVGEGDNVKVGTPVVEGAKVVATVKSHGKADKKINFKYNKKTYYRKKGHRQSFTAIEIKSINA; encoded by the coding sequence ATGTTTGCAGTAATTAAAACAGGTGGAAAACAGTATAAAGTAGAAGTTGGAACTGTATTAAAAGTTGAAAAATTAGCAGCTGATGTTGATTCAGACATCGAAATTAATGAAGTTCTATTAGTTGGAGAAGGAGATAACGTAAAAGTTGGAACTCCAGTTGTGGAAGGAGCTAAAGTTGTAGCTACAGTTAAATCACACGGAAAAGCTGATAAAAAAATTAACTTTAAATATAACAAAAAAACTTACTACAGAAAAAAAGGACACAGACAATCATTTACAGCAATTGAAATTAAATCAATTAATGCATAA
- a CDS encoding ribosomal-processing cysteine protease Prp, translating into MIKIEIQRQNGKITYFEIKGHADFSGYGDDIICAAVSSVGQMTINGLIETLKLQKKLEYVEKDGLITCDLKDSELTDDELEKADILIESMYSYLKAVARSYSEFVKLEEKIENK; encoded by the coding sequence ATGATAAAAATAGAAATTCAAAGACAGAATGGTAAAATAACATATTTTGAAATAAAGGGACATGCAGATTTTTCAGGATATGGAGATGATATAATTTGTGCAGCTGTTTCATCGGTGGGACAAATGACAATTAATGGGCTTATTGAAACTTTAAAACTTCAAAAAAAGTTGGAATATGTTGAGAAAGATGGGCTTATTACTTGTGATTTGAAGGATTCTGAATTAACTGATGATGAACTGGAAAAAGCGGATATTTTGATTGAATCAATGTATTCATATTTAAAGGCGGTTGCAAGAAGTTATAGTGAGTTTGTGAAACTTGAAGAGAAGATAGAAAATAAATAA
- the rpmA gene encoding 50S ribosomal protein L27, with translation MLLKLNLQLFASKKGQGSTRNGRDSNPKYLGVKKYDGEAVKAGNIIVRQRGSKFYAGTNAKLGKDYTLFALTDGYVKFEKFGNGKKRVSIYPERAEA, from the coding sequence ATGTTATTAAAATTAAACTTACAGTTATTTGCCTCAAAAAAAGGACAAGGATCAACTAGAAATGGTAGAGATTCTAATCCTAAATATTTAGGAGTAAAAAAATATGATGGAGAAGCTGTAAAGGCTGGAAACATCATTGTAAGACAAAGAGGAAGTAAATTTTATGCTGGGACTAATGCAAAATTAGGGAAAGATTATACTTTATTCGCATTAACTGATGGATATGTAAAATTTGAAAAATTTGGAAATGGTAAAAAGAGAGTAAGTATTTATCCTGAAAGAGCAGAAGCATAA
- the polA gene encoding DNA polymerase I, with amino-acid sequence MKRAVILDTSAIMYRSHFALMGMRNSSGMSTGATFGFINTLESVIREFRPDYLVACLDVKRDELERTEELETYKAHRESMPEELVMQIDTIMKVLDGYRIPKYKKAGQEADDVIATFATKFSNDADEQIEVFIITGDKDLAQLVDGKINIALLGKGDKNSAFKHIRTDEDVVEYLGVTPDKIPDLFGLMGDKSDGIPGVAGIGPKNGVKLITAYGNLEGIYENIDEIKGKQKEKLLTDRENAFMSRELATVKRGLDIEYDKNKLKFEEKDFDSLLKLYEELDFKRFSKAIQEEREKLQSEGQEGLTEEEKEILEKNKKLNEEKLEKERLEQEKENEEIKRQELEYDRENPIFDGISHFYEQVEYEHNSEMDKKMDEIQKLKGKLIAEYEDQKKKAEENVMESQKSEKTKKVKEEKIYFERNYGKVVSWNEAYSVIEKMDKKVAIFENMLGISICDEKTNIVLLDSELQDILQNGDQENVESGAQINLFALSNNADEKKNNKKNVENIYKLLSEKEIIAYNVKEYMKNGESEYFGYSVGGKTYGINNNRFGIKCTEYFDILLARYVLGTESLQEIEEIILDEFGVGIATFEEKFKKERRKKNFSDVSDDVICEFLSKRTFFIYKLETILKNRLQNEQFLNIFDKLESRLIPVLAQMEETGIKIDKKYFGEFQNELEEKINMLQNEIYKLAGEEFNIDSPQQLGEVLFEKLQIPSGKKTKTGYSTNVEVLEMIANNGELSEDKRMIGKKLLEYRAYKKLLSTYIEPIPKLADKEDRIHTTFNQNGTSTGRLSSANPNLQNIPVRTDDGIRIRTGFVAKEGHSLISFDYSQIELRVLAELSKDRNLVQAYQDDQDLHSLTARKIFFKTEEDEISRNERSIAKVINFSILYGKTPFGLSKELGITVQEASQYIRTYFEEYPRVRKFLEIVTETAKLHGFVETFYGTRRYISGINAKNKNIQAQAVRMAVNTVVQGTAANIIKKVMIELFEEFKNDGNIKMLLQVHDELIFEVRDEVAKEYMKKIEKIMENTVKFKKVPLKANGSLAKNWGSLK; translated from the coding sequence TTGAAGAGAGCAGTTATATTGGATACGAGTGCGATTATGTATAGAAGCCATTTTGCACTGATGGGGATGAGAAATAGCAGCGGAATGTCTACTGGAGCTACATTTGGGTTTATTAATACTCTGGAAAGTGTAATTAGGGAGTTTAGGCCAGATTATCTGGTGGCTTGCCTGGATGTGAAAAGAGATGAGCTGGAGAGAACTGAAGAACTGGAAACTTATAAGGCACATAGGGAAAGTATGCCAGAAGAGCTTGTTATGCAGATTGATACTATTATGAAGGTTTTGGATGGGTATAGGATTCCAAAATACAAGAAGGCTGGGCAGGAAGCGGATGATGTGATTGCTACGTTTGCTACGAAATTTTCTAATGATGCTGATGAGCAAATTGAGGTTTTTATAATAACAGGGGATAAAGATTTGGCACAGCTTGTGGATGGAAAAATTAATATTGCCTTGCTTGGAAAAGGGGATAAAAATTCTGCGTTTAAGCATATAAGGACTGATGAAGATGTGGTTGAATATTTGGGAGTTACGCCTGATAAGATTCCTGATTTGTTTGGACTTATGGGAGATAAGTCAGATGGGATTCCAGGAGTTGCTGGAATTGGACCAAAAAATGGAGTGAAACTTATTACAGCTTATGGCAATTTGGAAGGAATTTATGAAAATATTGATGAGATCAAGGGGAAACAGAAGGAAAAATTGCTGACTGATAGGGAAAATGCCTTTATGAGCCGGGAACTTGCAACTGTGAAAAGGGGGCTTGATATTGAATATGACAAGAATAAATTGAAATTTGAGGAAAAGGATTTTGATAGTCTTTTGAAATTGTATGAAGAGCTGGATTTTAAGAGATTTTCTAAAGCGATACAGGAAGAAAGGGAAAAATTGCAAAGTGAAGGTCAAGAGGGGCTTACAGAGGAAGAGAAGGAAATTTTAGAAAAAAATAAAAAATTAAATGAAGAGAAACTGGAAAAAGAGAGATTAGAGCAGGAAAAGGAAAATGAAGAAATTAAAAGGCAGGAATTGGAGTATGATAGGGAAAATCCAATTTTTGATGGAATTTCACATTTTTATGAGCAGGTTGAATATGAACATAATTCAGAAATGGATAAAAAAATGGATGAGATTCAGAAATTAAAAGGGAAATTGATTGCAGAATATGAAGATCAGAAGAAAAAAGCTGAAGAAAACGTGATGGAAAGTCAAAAAAGTGAAAAAACTAAAAAAGTTAAAGAGGAAAAGATTTATTTTGAGAGAAATTACGGAAAAGTTGTGAGCTGGAATGAGGCTTATTCTGTGATTGAAAAAATGGATAAAAAAGTGGCGATTTTTGAAAATATGCTTGGAATCTCCATTTGTGATGAAAAGACAAATATTGTGCTTTTAGATAGTGAACTTCAGGATATTTTGCAAAATGGGGATCAAGAAAATGTAGAATCTGGAGCACAAATTAATTTGTTTGCTTTAAGTAATAATGCTGATGAGAAGAAAAATAATAAAAAAAATGTTGAAAATATTTATAAATTATTGAGTGAAAAAGAAATTATCGCCTATAATGTGAAAGAATATATGAAAAATGGAGAAAGTGAGTATTTTGGCTATTCTGTTGGCGGAAAAACTTATGGGATAAATAATAACAGGTTTGGGATAAAATGTACTGAATATTTTGATATTTTACTTGCAAGATATGTGCTGGGAACGGAAAGTTTACAGGAAATTGAGGAAATAATCCTGGATGAATTTGGAGTGGGGATTGCTACTTTTGAGGAAAAGTTTAAAAAAGAGAGAAGAAAAAAGAATTTTAGCGATGTTTCAGATGATGTGATTTGTGAATTTTTGTCAAAGAGAACATTTTTTATTTATAAATTGGAGACAATTTTAAAAAATAGATTGCAGAATGAGCAATTTCTGAATATTTTTGATAAATTGGAAAGTCGGTTAATACCAGTATTGGCACAGATGGAGGAAACTGGGATAAAGATTGATAAAAAGTATTTTGGAGAATTTCAAAATGAGCTGGAAGAAAAGATAAATATGCTTCAAAATGAGATTTATAAACTTGCTGGTGAAGAATTTAATATTGATTCGCCACAGCAGCTGGGGGAAGTTTTGTTTGAAAAATTGCAGATTCCATCGGGAAAAAAGACAAAAACTGGATATTCAACAAATGTGGAAGTTCTGGAAATGATTGCTAACAACGGGGAATTGTCAGAAGATAAGCGGATGATCGGGAAAAAATTGCTGGAATACAGGGCTTATAAGAAATTACTGTCGACTTATATTGAGCCGATTCCAAAGTTGGCGGATAAAGAGGACAGAATTCATACGACTTTTAACCAGAATGGAACGTCAACTGGTCGGCTTTCTTCGGCAAATCCAAATTTACAGAATATTCCTGTGAGAACAGATGATGGAATCAGGATTCGTACAGGTTTTGTCGCAAAGGAAGGGCATAGCCTGATTTCATTTGACTATTCTCAAATTGAACTGAGAGTTTTGGCTGAATTGTCGAAGGATAGGAATTTGGTGCAGGCTTATCAGGATGATCAGGATTTACATAGCTTGACGGCTAGAAAAATATTTTTTAAAACAGAAGAAGATGAAATTTCAAGAAATGAAAGAAGCATTGCAAAAGTAATTAACTTTAGTATTCTTTATGGAAAAACTCCGTTTGGACTGTCTAAGGAACTTGGAATTACGGTTCAGGAGGCTTCACAATATATTAGGACATATTTTGAGGAGTATCCAAGAGTTAGGAAATTTTTGGAAATTGTGACAGAAACGGCTAAACTTCATGGATTTGTGGAAACTTTTTATGGAACGAGAAGATATATTAGCGGAATAAATGCGAAAAATAAAAATATTCAGGCACAGGCTGTGAGAATGGCGGTAAATACTGTCGTTCAGGGAACAGCTGCAAATATTATAAAGAAAGTTATGATTGAACTTTTTGAAGAGTTTAAAAATGATGGAAATATTAAAATGCTGCTCCAAGTTCATGATGAACTGATTTTTGAAGTACGTGATGAAGTTGCTAAGGAATATATGAAAAAAATTGAAAAAATTATGGAAAATACAGTCAAGTTTAAGAAAGTTCCGTTGAAGGCTAATGGCAGTTTAGCTAAAAATTGGGGATCATTAAAATAA
- a CDS encoding ammonium transporter codes for MDTASVVFILFSSALVLFMTPGLAFFYGGLGRRKNVINTMMMVILPIAIAVVMWFLVGYSLAFSGNGKFIGNFGNVLFRGVSETASTKGYKIPDAVFALFQMMFSIITVSIATGAVTGRIKFAPFLVFAPIWLIFVYYPLAHMVWGGGLLAKMGALDFAGGDVVHISSGVSGLVLATIIGKRREFTRTEYRPHNVPFVLLGTGILAFGWLGFNAGSALEANSTAIHAFITTMLSLAAATCSWVIIEKLSNGTPTLVGTSTGLVAGLVAITPGAGYVSYGSAILMGLLVSPICYFAISSLKHKLQYDDALDAFGCHGVGGIFGGIATAIFTTPSLTPEKGNFGLLYGGTHLFGATIAAILITAIWAGVFTFVIIKVIGVFLPLRATDREEAVGMDDSEHKETAYPTFMGLDS; via the coding sequence ATGGATACAGCAAGTGTAGTTTTTATTTTATTTTCATCAGCATTAGTGCTTTTTATGACGCCGGGACTGGCATTCTTTTACGGAGGTCTGGGTCGAAGAAAAAATGTCATTAATACGATGATGATGGTTATTCTTCCAATTGCTATTGCAGTTGTGATGTGGTTTTTAGTAGGTTATTCCCTAGCATTCTCTGGAAATGGGAAATTTATAGGAAATTTTGGAAATGTTTTATTCCGTGGAGTCAGTGAAACAGCAAGTACAAAAGGATATAAAATTCCAGATGCAGTTTTTGCATTATTTCAAATGATGTTTTCAATAATTACAGTAAGTATTGCAACAGGTGCTGTGACTGGGAGAATAAAGTTTGCGCCGTTTTTAGTTTTTGCTCCAATTTGGCTAATATTTGTTTATTATCCTTTAGCTCACATGGTCTGGGGCGGAGGACTTCTTGCAAAAATGGGAGCATTAGATTTTGCTGGGGGAGATGTCGTTCACATCTCATCAGGAGTGTCTGGACTTGTTTTAGCGACAATTATCGGAAAGAGAAGAGAATTTACAAGAACCGAGTATCGTCCGCATAATGTGCCTTTTGTACTGCTTGGAACAGGAATTTTGGCATTCGGATGGCTAGGATTTAATGCAGGTTCAGCTCTTGAAGCAAATAGTACAGCGATTCACGCTTTTATTACGACAATGTTATCACTTGCTGCGGCAACATGTTCTTGGGTAATTATTGAAAAGTTAAGTAACGGAACTCCTACATTAGTTGGAACTTCAACTGGTCTAGTTGCAGGACTTGTGGCAATAACGCCAGGTGCAGGTTATGTTTCCTACGGCTCAGCAATTTTAATGGGATTGTTAGTCAGTCCAATCTGCTATTTTGCAATTTCAAGTTTAAAACATAAATTGCAGTACGACGATGCATTAGATGCTTTCGGCTGTCATGGTGTTGGTGGAATTTTTGGAGGAATTGCAACAGCGATTTTTACAACGCCAAGTTTAACACCAGAAAAGGGAAATTTTGGACTTTTATACGGCGGAACTCATTTATTTGGTGCGACAATTGCTGCCATACTGATAACGGCTATTTGGGCAGGAGTTTTTACATTTGTGATAATAAAAGTTATCGGAGTATTTTTACCGCTTAGAGCTACAGATAGAGAAGAAGCTGTGGGAATGGATGACAGTGAACATAAGGAAACTGCTTACCCAACATTTATGGGACTAGATTCTTAA
- a CDS encoding P-II family nitrogen regulator produces MKKIEVIIRSDKLEDLKDALTKAKVRGMTVSQVLGHGNQKGYTESFRGQKITPTLLAKLKIEIITQDANVEKLVDIIIDAVYTGEVGDGKIFILPIDDVIRIRTRERGKDAL; encoded by the coding sequence ATGAAAAAAATAGAAGTTATAATTCGTTCTGATAAGTTAGAAGATTTAAAAGATGCATTGACAAAAGCCAAAGTCAGAGGAATGACAGTAAGCCAAGTTTTAGGACACGGAAATCAAAAAGGTTACACAGAAAGTTTTCGTGGGCAAAAGATTACGCCGACATTGCTTGCTAAATTAAAAATCGAAATAATTACTCAAGATGCTAATGTTGAAAAATTAGTTGATATTATAATAGATGCCGTTTACACTGGAGAAGTTGGAGATGGAAAAATATTTATTTTGCCAATAGATGATGTGATTAGAATTAGAACGAGAGAGAGAGGAAAAGACGCCTTGTAA
- a CDS encoding AzlC family ABC transporter permease encodes MINTEKYLKGLKAGIGMGIAYIPFGLTVGLIAKNNGMYTIVTAAMSFGIYAGGSEAMLLKMVYVQHSTAIEVIISVLMINLRYLLLNLLIFRQLKNGTKLFEKILVGVGLTDETITYAIIKEENSPWYIIGLNTIPYLCYAGSSVLGSLFGNMIPEVFRASLSFILYSIYFSLLVMSLQKLPKFFEVVIYVIAAKLAFMYLPILNKVSSGWAMILIMIGSSLIYAVRHRKDEIKENE; translated from the coding sequence ATGATTAATACAGAAAAATATCTAAAAGGACTAAAAGCTGGAATTGGAATGGGAATTGCATATATTCCGTTTGGTCTGACAGTTGGGCTGATTGCTAAAAATAACGGAATGTATACGATTGTCACGGCAGCTATGTCATTTGGAATTTATGCTGGCGGCTCGGAAGCAATGCTTTTGAAAATGGTTTATGTGCAACATTCTACAGCAATTGAAGTTATAATTTCAGTACTTATGATAAATTTGAGATATTTGCTTTTAAATTTATTGATTTTCAGGCAATTAAAAAATGGAACTAAATTATTTGAAAAAATACTGGTTGGAGTTGGACTTACTGATGAAACGATAACTTATGCGATTATAAAGGAAGAAAATTCACCTTGGTATATTATTGGACTAAATACAATTCCGTATTTATGCTATGCTGGAAGTTCTGTTCTAGGTTCACTTTTTGGAAATATGATACCTGAAGTTTTCCGTGCAAGCCTAAGTTTTATTTTATATTCGATATATTTTAGTTTACTTGTAATGTCGCTGCAAAAATTGCCAAAATTTTTTGAAGTCGTAATTTATGTAATTGCCGCAAAACTAGCATTTATGTATTTGCCAATTTTAAATAAGGTAAGCAGCGGATGGGCGATGATTTTAATTATGATAGGCTCAAGTTTAATTTATGCGGTAAGACATAGAAAGGATGAGATAAAAGAAAATGAATAA
- a CDS encoding AzlD domain-containing protein — MNNLEVFKVIVISALVTVALRLLPLFVKIPKNPIMNKFFEALPYSVLALMVFPDIFTSGGTAPYDIVKILIGMGVVTFLSLKKFGLGIIVSVSLVMIFLFDLAKIYL, encoded by the coding sequence ATGAATAATTTAGAAGTTTTTAAAGTAATTGTCATTTCGGCATTGGTAACGGTGGCTTTAAGATTGTTGCCACTGTTTGTGAAGATTCCGAAAAATCCAATAATGAATAAATTTTTTGAAGCATTACCATATTCAGTTTTAGCACTTATGGTTTTTCCAGATATTTTTACTTCGGGCGGTACAGCTCCTTATGACATTGTAAAAATATTGATTGGAATGGGTGTTGTCACTTTTTTGTCGCTGAAAAAATTTGGACTTGGAATTATTGTTTCGGTGTCGCTTGTTATGATATTTTTATTTGATTTAGCAAAAATTTATTTGTAA
- a CDS encoding amino acid ABC transporter permease, which yields MEDLEKTRKIIKTSFFVAVVVITVLLVFPHDMQPHEWEIYASSYFVTTLGLTVVGAAIGILFGMFLAFLKFQKTGNEVFNMIKDAVIDEYVDIMRGTPMMLQLLTLSFVIVIFNNYWVAAIALGLNSAAYVEETIRSGIESIDKGQMEAARATGMPYRMAMNEIIMPQAVKNILPALVNEFINLFKETSIVGYISVMDVTMNSKSLQAAYYSIKPILFTGVVYYVSVKLFSFIGKRLEMKLKEND from the coding sequence ATGGAAGATTTAGAAAAAACTAGAAAAATAATAAAAACATCGTTTTTTGTGGCAGTAGTTGTGATTACAGTGCTTCTTGTATTTCCGCATGATATGCAGCCTCACGAATGGGAAATTTATGCAAGCAGTTATTTTGTGACTACTCTCGGACTTACAGTTGTGGGTGCGGCTATTGGAATATTATTTGGAATGTTTTTAGCATTTTTAAAATTTCAGAAAACTGGAAATGAAGTTTTTAATATGATAAAAGATGCAGTTATTGATGAATATGTCGATATAATGCGTGGAACTCCAATGATGTTGCAATTATTAACACTTTCCTTTGTAATAGTGATTTTTAATAATTATTGGGTAGCTGCAATTGCTCTTGGACTTAATAGTGCAGCTTATGTTGAGGAAACAATCCGTTCAGGAATTGAAAGTATTGACAAAGGTCAGATGGAAGCAGCAAGAGCTACAGGAATGCCTTATAGAATGGCAATGAATGAAATTATAATGCCTCAAGCTGTAAAAAATATTTTACCTGCTCTTGTAAATGAATTTATAAATTTATTTAAGGAAACTTCTATTGTAGGTTATATTAGCGTTATGGATGTTACAATGAACAGTAAAAGTTTACAGGCTGCCTATTATAGTATAAAACCTATATTATTTACAGGTGTAGTTTATTATGTAAGCGTAAAATTATTCTCGTTTATTGGGAAACGATTGGAGATGAAGTTAAAGGAAAATGATTAG
- a CDS encoding amino acid ABC transporter ATP-binding protein has translation MIRIKNLKKKYGNLEVLKGISTEVKEGEVISIIGPSGSGKSTFLRCINRLEEPTSGEIRIDGKNILERRVDINKIREEVGMVFQHFNLYPHKTVLENITLGPIRLKKISKPEAEKLAMELLEKVGLADKRNVYPNKLSGGQKQRVAIARALAMNPKIILFDEPTSALDPEMIGEVLEVMRELAHAGMTMIVVTHEMGFAKNVANRVFFMDGGYILEDAKPADLFENPKTERAKEFLDKVLNH, from the coding sequence ATGATTAGAATAAAGAATTTAAAGAAAAAATATGGAAATTTAGAAGTTCTGAAGGGAATTAGCACAGAAGTAAAAGAAGGAGAAGTAATTTCTATTATTGGACCATCTGGAAGTGGAAAATCGACTTTTTTACGTTGTATAAATAGACTTGAAGAGCCAACTTCTGGAGAGATTAGAATAGATGGTAAAAATATTCTGGAACGTAGAGTAGATATAAATAAAATTCGTGAAGAAGTGGGAATGGTATTTCAGCATTTTAACTTGTATCCACATAAAACAGTTTTGGAAAATATTACTTTAGGTCCAATTAGGCTAAAAAAAATATCAAAGCCAGAAGCTGAAAAATTAGCAATGGAATTACTTGAAAAAGTAGGACTTGCTGATAAAAGAAATGTTTATCCAAATAAATTGTCTGGTGGTCAAAAGCAAAGGGTGGCAATAGCAAGAGCCTTGGCTATGAATCCAAAAATAATCTTGTTTGATGAGCCAACTTCAGCACTTGATCCTGAAATGATAGGAGAAGTTTTGGAAGTTATGAGAGAACTTGCACATGCAGGGATGACAATGATAGTGGTAACACACGAAATGGGATTTGCAAAAAATGTAGCAAATAGAGTATTTTTTATGGATGGAGGATATATTCTGGAAGATGCAAAACCTGCTGATTTATTTGAAAATCCAAAAACTGAAAGAGCAAAGGAATTTTTAGACAAAGTGTTAAATCATTAA
- a CDS encoding basic amino acid ABC transporter substrate-binding protein — protein MKKVLIVITMIVFGILSCGNKNNADNKGVKKLVVGTDGVFPPFGYIEKGELVGFDIDLIKQIGKDLGYEIEMKVQPFDALIPSLKAGKLDAIISGMSATEERKRSVDFTDEYYKSTQMFLKKKGNSQLTSKKSLAGKKIGVQLGTIQELEARKIKNANVVTNDATVNLILDLKNGKTDAVILENIVAKEFIKKNPDIEVFYEEKLPYGMAIAFNKGKNTEIIKKINEDLKKLKENGKYNELIKKYGLETGKK, from the coding sequence ATGAAAAAAGTATTAATAGTGATCACAATGATAGTTTTTGGAATTTTGTCTTGTGGCAATAAAAATAATGCTGATAACAAGGGAGTAAAAAAACTTGTAGTGGGAACTGATGGAGTATTTCCTCCGTTTGGATATATTGAAAAGGGAGAGCTTGTTGGATTTGATATTGATTTGATAAAACAAATCGGGAAGGATTTGGGATATGAAATTGAAATGAAGGTTCAGCCGTTTGATGCTCTTATTCCGTCATTAAAGGCAGGGAAATTAGATGCGATTATCTCTGGAATGAGTGCAACTGAAGAACGTAAAAGATCAGTTGATTTCACAGATGAATATTACAAGTCAACACAAATGTTTCTTAAAAAGAAGGGAAATAGCCAACTCACTTCAAAGAAAAGTCTGGCTGGTAAAAAAATTGGAGTTCAGTTAGGAACAATTCAAGAGCTGGAAGCTAGAAAAATAAAAAATGCAAATGTTGTAACAAATGATGCAACTGTTAATTTGATATTAGATTTGAAAAATGGGAAAACTGATGCGGTAATTTTGGAAAATATTGTTGCGAAGGAATTTATCAAAAAAAATCCTGATATAGAAGTTTTTTATGAAGAAAAATTACCTTACGGTATGGCGATTGCTTTTAATAAAGGAAAAAATACAGAAATTATCAAGAAAATAAATGAAGACTTAAAAAAATTAAAAGAAAATGGGAAATATAATGAGTTAATAAAGAAATATGGTTTGGAAACAGGAAAAAAATAA
- a CDS encoding basic amino acid ABC transporter substrate-binding protein, whose product MKKIFLVLALLIFGVMSCGKKDNGDKKLRVGLNAIFAPFEYVENGKITGFDVDMINEIGKNLGYKIEIIDQSFDGLIPSLKAGKIDIIVSGMSSTEQRKKSVDFTDDYFISKETYLRRKGDKSVTPNSLSGKKIGVQLGTIQEIEARTIKGAIVVPNESTVNIILDLKAGKIDAIILEKAVATEYMKKNPEMEIFDEKPASIGMAMAIDKGKNPELIKQINAELKKMRENGKYDELIKKYGLENSQK is encoded by the coding sequence ATGAAAAAAATATTTTTAGTATTGGCATTGCTAATTTTTGGAGTTATGTCATGTGGAAAAAAAGATAATGGAGATAAAAAATTAAGAGTTGGATTAAATGCGATTTTTGCCCCGTTTGAATATGTTGAAAATGGTAAAATAACAGGATTTGATGTTGACATGATTAATGAAATTGGGAAAAATCTTGGATATAAAATTGAAATTATAGATCAGTCGTTTGATGGGCTTATTCCGTCATTAAAGGCTGGAAAAATTGATATTATTGTTTCTGGAATGAGTTCTACTGAACAAAGAAAAAAATCAGTTGATTTTACAGATGACTATTTTATTTCTAAAGAAACTTATTTGAGAAGAAAAGGCGACAAATCAGTTACTCCAAATAGTTTGAGCGGTAAAAAAATTGGAGTGCAATTGGGGACAATTCAAGAAATTGAAGCCAGAACTATTAAAGGGGCTATAGTTGTACCGAATGAAAGTACTGTAAATATAATTTTAGATTTAAAGGCAGGAAAAATTGATGCAATTATTTTGGAAAAGGCAGTTGCTACTGAATATATGAAGAAAAATCCTGAAATGGAAATTTTTGATGAAAAACCTGCTTCAATTGGAATGGCAATGGCTATTGATAAAGGAAAAAATCCAGAATTGATAAAACAAATTAATGCTGAATTGAAAAAAATGAGAGAAAATGGAAAATATGATGAATTAATTAAGAAATATGGTTTGGAAAATAGTCAAAAATAA
- a CDS encoding OmpA family protein, with product MKKPTLVAVSSMVAMTVPLASEKITTSEMRKDIIRPNVADIQHDVKDIPTLDTPNPEKTVPGAVSSKDNPDLITVELNQNRTGTQISKDSSSSQNSENMQQKPEEPSTVSQNAVQPETFEIQKEPISNPERVKMSSSEIISLSSDELSFHKNSIDLKKEAYPILRDVKDYIEKNDFLVSIIGYTDTSGMASYNKRLSRRRAEVVSSKLIELGLSKDRVVGIIGRGENNPAENNDTGEGRGKNRRVEFRFVKKGQV from the coding sequence ATGAAAAAACCAACATTAGTTGCAGTTTCTTCAATGGTGGCAATGACTGTACCTCTAGCCTCTGAAAAAATAACTACTTCTGAAATGCGAAAGGATATAATTAGACCAAATGTGGCGGATATACAGCACGATGTGAAGGATATTCCTACATTAGATACGCCAAATCCTGAAAAAACAGTGCCAGGAGCGGTTTCATCTAAAGATAATCCTGACTTAATAACAGTTGAATTGAATCAGAATAGGACAGGAACACAGATTTCCAAGGATTCTTCGTCATCTCAAAATTCTGAAAATATGCAACAGAAACCTGAAGAACCATCAACGGTTTCACAAAATGCTGTTCAGCCAGAAACTTTTGAAATTCAAAAGGAGCCAATAAGCAATCCAGAAAGAGTGAAAATGTCGAGTTCAGAAATTATATCTTTAAGTTCAGATGAATTAAGTTTTCATAAAAATAGCATCGATCTGAAAAAGGAGGCTTATCCAATATTACGTGATGTAAAGGATTATATTGAAAAAAATGATTTTCTTGTGTCAATTATTGGATATACTGACACGAGCGGAATGGCTTCATATAATAAACGGCTTTCACGTAGAAGGGCTGAAGTTGTTAGTTCAAAATTAATAGAATTGGGACTTTCAAAGGATAGAGTAGTTGGAATAATAGGACGTGGAGAAAATAATCCAGCTGAAAATAATGATACAGGTGAAGGAAGAGGAAAAAATCGCCGAGTTGAATTTAGGTTTGTAAAAAAAGGACAAGTGTAA